The following coding sequences are from one Eucalyptus grandis isolate ANBG69807.140 chromosome 11, ASM1654582v1, whole genome shotgun sequence window:
- the LOC104426201 gene encoding lysine-specific demethylase REF6, translated as MAAATEPSQEVFSWLKNLPLAPEYHPTLAEFQDPIAYIFKIEKEASKYGICKIVPPVPPGPKKSAITNLNRSLAARASSSERPNSKSSPTFTTRQQQIGFCPRKPCPVKKPVWQSGENYTFQDFETKAKSFERVYLRKFYKKGSPSALEIETLYWKAAVDKPFSVEYANDIPGSAFPPIRSKKGRETGEGMLTVGETNWNMRGVSRSKGSLLRFMKEEIPGVTSPMVYVAMMFSWFAWHVEDHDLHSLNYLHMGAGKTWYGVPRDAAVAFEEVVRVQGYGGEVNPLITFAVLGEKTTVMSPEVLVGAGVPCCRLVQNAGEFVVTFPRAYHSGFSHGFNCGEAANIATPEWLLFAKEAAIRRASINYPPMVSHFQLLYDLALAFCSRVPTCINTGPRSSRLKDKKKGEGESMVKEQFVQNCIENNKLLHILGKDSTVVRLPESSSDISVCSNLRVGSHLRVNRSLSEDTMTSHGGLVSDNLIADRKQTIDLVDDLYSMKAFSSFYERKRILSMYGAGDIHPPRDGEGDSKAQGDRLSDQRLFSCVTCGILTFACAAIVQPREPAARYLMSADCSFFNDWTVNPGVPTKGFNVSAGADIIAYKRRTQAGSVEKSRAAALYDVSPLQSTNYQIQEAHQSSEAFSNSDKLKGTSALGLLALNYGNSSDSEEDQIDSDAPNETTSRPQYGNNNLPDSALPPFLPEHHSGPNGGSPHNCCPEIGYRGANFVDKSHQTFKYSANFRADETRSSEKHGSTGFPKSDEDSSRMHIFCLEHAIEVDQRLRPIGGVYIYLVCHPDYPRVEAEAKLLAEELGIDHSWNEIAFRDAMGEDKERIQSALDSEEAIAGYGDWAVKLGINLFYSANLCSSPLYSKQMPYNSVIYNAFGRESSSSPAKLDDFGRRPSKQKKSVAGKWCGKVWMSNQVHPFLAPKDAEEVEEERSFHASMTSDDKLERQSGLNRETTLATRKFSRKRKMARESGPSKKKSVSRKEEVSDDALAEDSEKLMSIPKHKTAKSFRREDPVSDDQVDEISCLQHQTIPRRKQKKFVKRGYASSDDDSLEDKFKALRGKNFRKATNFTSSGDMLSDDSLEEDSQQQGRILTGKKTKHYERDDVMSDDSEGNYNKLQHPRICKKTPANAKFEGADSDSSPEDAFPQRQRSLRNRKVNRDTLRIKNQGNLLEKLKKRGIPRVTKEVGARHLKQESSRPRSNKYERSVEQSDESDEEDQEGGGPSTRLRKRTAKPTKERKADKPPPGKKQANNGKKNVKAGPTVKRPVGRNDARMEKFEEAEYKCDLEGCTMSFGSKQELTLHKKNVCPVKGCGKKFFSHKYLVQHRRVHLDDRPLKCPWKGCKMTFKWAWARTEHIRVHTGARPYICAEPGCGQTFRFVSDFSRHKRKTGHSVKGKG; from the exons AGAGCCGTCCCAAGAGGTCTTCTCATGGCTCAAGAATCTGCCTTTGGCCCCGGAGTACCACCCCACGCTCGCCGAATTTCAAGATCCGATAGCTTACATTTTCAAGATTGAGAAGGAAGCCTCCAAGTACGGTATCTGCAAGATTGTGCCCCCTGTGCCCCCCGGCCCGAAGAAATCCGCCATTACCAATCTGAACCGCTCTCTGGCTGCTCGCGCCTCGAGCTCCGAGCGTCCTAATTCCAAATCCTCACCCACATTCACTACCCGGCAGCAGCAGATCGGGTTCTGCCCTCGGAAGCCGTGCCCTGTCAAGAAGCCCGTGTGGCAGAGCGGGGAGAACTACACTTTCCAAGATTTCGAGACCAAGGCCAAGAGCTTCGAGAGGGTTTACTTGAGGAAATTTTACAAGAAGGGGTCTCCTTCGGCTCTCGAAATCGAGACCCTTTACTGGAAGGCGGCTGTGGACAAACCCTTTTCCGTGGAGTATGCGAATGACATACCCGGTTCGGCTTTTCCGCCGATACGTTCGAAGAAGGGGAGGGAGACAGGGGAAGGTATGTTGACTGTCGGGGAGACCAATTGGAACATGAGAGGGGTCTCGAGGTCGAAAGGGTCGCTGCTGAGGTTCATGAAGGAGGAGATACCGGGAGTCACTTCACCTATGGTTTATGTGGCTATGATGTTTAGCTGGTTCGCTTGGCATGTCGAGGACCATGACTTGCACAGCCTGAATTACTTGCACATGGGGGCTGGGAAGACTTGGTATGGTGTGCCAAGAGATGCTGCAGTTGCATTTGAGGAGGTTGTCAGGGTTCAGGGGTACGGAGGAGAGGTCAATCCACTTA TTACATTTGCCGTTCTTGGTGAGAAGACGACAGTAATGTCTCCCGAAGTGCTTGTGGGGGCAGGAGTTCCATGTTGCAG ATTGGTGCAAAACGCTGGAGAATTTGTTGTCACTTTCCCTAGAGCCTACCATTCGGGGTTTAGTCATG GGTTTAATTGTGGAGAGGCAGCTAATATTGCCACTCCCGAGTGGCTACTATTTGCAAAGGAGGCCGCTATTCGAAGAGCTTCAATTAATTATCCTCCCATGGTGTCACATTTTCAGTTACTTTATGACCTGGCTTTAGCATTTTGCTCAAG GGTTCCTACATGCATAAATACTGGGCCACGCAGTTCTAGAttgaaagataagaaaaagggTGAAGGAGAGTCCATGGTCAAAGAGCAGTTTGTACAGAATTGTATCGAGAACAATAAACTGCTTCATATTCTTGGAAAAGATTCTACCGTTGTACGTCTTCCTGAAAGTTCTTCAGACATTTCTGTTTGTTCAAACCTACGTGTTGGATCCCATTTAAGGGTGAACCGCAGCTTGTCTGAGGATACTATGACGTCTCATGGGGGACTGGTGTCTGACAATCTTATTGCAGATAGAAAACAGACCATTGATTTAGTAGATGATTTGTACTCAATGAAAGCGTTTTCCTCCTTTTATGAGAGGAAGAGGATTTTGTCAATGTACGGAGCTGGTGATATTCACCCACCTAGAGACGGCGAAGGAGATAGTAAAGCACAAGGCGATAGGTTGTCAGATCAAAGACTCTTTTCCTGTGTCACGTGTGGAATACTGACCTTTGCTTGTGCTGCCATTGTTCAACCTAGAGAACCAGCTGCTAGGTATCTCATGTCGGCCGATTGTAGCTTCTTTAACGACTGGACTGTTAATCCTGGCGTTCCTACCAAAGGCTTCAATGTTTCTGCTGGTGCTGATATAATTGCATATAAAAGGAGAACACAAGCAG GATCTGTTGAGAAAAGTCGCGCTGCTGCTCTCTATGACGTCTCTCCACTTCAATCAACTAATTATCAAATCCAAGAAGCCCATCAAAGCTCTGAAGCTTTTTCAAATTCTGATAAATTAAAAGGGACTTCTGCCCTTGGTTTATTAGCTTTAAATTATGGAAATTCATCTGATTCTGAAGAAGATCAGATTGATTCGGATGCTCCTAATGAGACTACTTCAAGACCTCAGTATGGTAATAATAATCTTCCTGATTCAGCGTTGCCTCCTTTCTTGCCAGAACACCACAGTGGTCCAAATGGCGGTTCTCCTCATAATTGCTGTCCCGAAATTGGATATAGAGGAGCTAACTTTGTGGATAAAAGTCATCAGACCTTTAAGTACTCTGCTAACTTTAGAGCTGATGAAACCAGATCGAGTGAAAAACATGGAAGCACAGGTTTTCCTAAATCTGATGAAGACTCCTCTAGAATGCATATATTCTGCCTTGAGCACGCCATTGAAGTTGATCAGCGACTTCGACCTATAGGAGGGGTTTATATATATCTTGTGTGTCATCCAG ACTATCCAAGGGTTGAAGCTGAGGCAAAGTTGCTGGCTGAAGAGTTGGGAATAGATCATTCATGGAATGAAATAGCGTTCAGGGATGCTATGGGAGAGGATAAGGAAAGAATTCAATCAGCTTTGGATAGTGAGGAAGCAATAGCTGGATATGGGGACTGGGCAGTAAAACTTGGCATCAATCTCTTCTACAGTGCGAATCTCTGCTCGTCTCCTCTTTATAGCAAGCAAATGCCTTACAATTCTGTGATATACAATGCATTTGGTCGTGAATCTTCCAGCTCACCTGCAAAGCTTGATGATTTTGGTCGGCGGCCAAGCAAGCAGAAGAAAAGTGTTGCAGGTAAATGGTGTGGTAAAGTGTGGATGTCAAATCAGGTCCATCCCTTTCTGGCACCTAAGGATgctgaagaagtagaagaagagagaagcttCCATGCTTCGATGACATCTGATGACAAGCTTGAGAGGCAATCTGGGTTGAATAGAGAAACCACCTTGGCAACTAGAAAATTTTCTAGGAAGAGAAAAATGGCCAGAGAGAGTGGGCCATCCAAGAAAAAGAGTGTTTCTAGAAAGGAAGAAGTTTCAGATGATGCCTTAGCTGAAGATTCTGAGAAGCTCATGAGCATTCCTAAACACAAGACAGCCAAAAGCTTTAGGAGAGAGGACCCAGTTTCAGATGATCAAGTTGATGAGATTTCTTGTTTGCAGCATCAAACAATTCCCAGAAGGAAGCAAAAAAAGTTTGTGAAGAGAGGATATGCCAGCTCAGATGATGATTCTCTGGAGGACAAGTTTAAAGCGTTGCGTGGAAAGAATTTTAGAAAGGCAACCAATTTCACATCAAGTGGCGACATGCTTTCAGATGATTCACTGGAGGAGGACTCTCAGCAGCAGGGGAGGATTCTTACTGGAAAGAAGACCAAACATTATGAGAGGGATGATGTCATGTCAGATGATTCGGAGGGGAATTATAACAAGCTGCAGCATCCGAGGATCTGTAAGAAAACTCCAGCTAATGCCAAATTTGAAGGTGCAGATTCAGACAGTTCACCTGAGGATGCATTTCCTCAGCGACAGAGAAGTCTTAGAAACCGAAAGGTGAATAGAGATACTCTAAGGATTAAAAATCAAGGGAACCTGTTGGAGAAACTGAAGAAGCGAGGAATTCCTAGGGTAACAAAAGAAGTCGGTGCTCGGCATCTGAAACAGGAAAGTTCTCGCCCTCGGAGTAACAAATATGAGCGCAGTGTTGAGCAATCAGATGAATCAGATGAAGAGGACCAAGAGGGAGGTGGTCCTAGCACACGCCTGAGGAAGAGAACTGCAAAGCCTacaaaggaaaggaaagctGATAAGCCACCACCAGGGAAGAAGCAAGCTAATAATGGTAAGAAAAATGTGAAAGCTGGGCCTACTGTTAAGCGGCCTGTGGGACGAAATGATGCTAGAATGGAGAAGTTCGAGGAAGCAGAATATAAATGTGATCTTGAGGGTTGCACCATGAGTTTTGGCTCTAAACAGGAGCTCACCTTGCACAAAAAGAATGTCTGTCCAGTCAAAGGGTGCGGGAAAAAGTTCTTCTCTCACAAGTATCTGGTGCAGCACCGTCGAGTCCATCTCGACGACCGGCCTCTGAAGTGCCCTTGGAAGGGCTGTAAGATGACATTCAAGTGGGCCTGGGCTAGGACAGAGCACATAAGGGTTCACACGGGTGCCCGCCCCTATATCTGCGCTGAGCCCGGCTGCGGCCAGACGTTCCGGTTCGTTTCTGACTTTAGTCGTCACAAGAGAAAGACTGGTCACTCGGTGAAGGGCAAGGGTTAA